In one window of Dokdonia sp. PRO95 DNA:
- a CDS encoding FMN-binding negative transcriptional regulator, whose amino-acid sequence MYIPEIYKNENPEEIRSFLKENAFGILVTNLDGKSCATHIPLELSKRPDGTEIIHAHISKMNEQVAHLNNGAEALCIFNGPHSFISASWYDFEEVSTWNYTAVQVRGNVLLLDKEGTYKSIKALMDKYEAPQKNPIDMDALSEKTLRQINGVVAFEIEITSVEAVKKMSQNRNDKNHAAVVSSLRENGTPNDKAVADEMECLRNK is encoded by the coding sequence ATGTATATCCCTGAGATTTATAAAAATGAAAACCCAGAGGAGATACGCAGTTTCTTAAAAGAAAATGCTTTTGGGATTCTTGTCACAAATCTTGACGGAAAATCGTGTGCAACACACATCCCTTTAGAATTATCAAAACGCCCAGACGGCACCGAAATAATACACGCACACATCTCAAAAATGAATGAGCAAGTTGCTCACCTCAACAATGGCGCAGAGGCGCTCTGTATTTTTAATGGACCTCACAGTTTTATTTCGGCTAGTTGGTACGATTTTGAAGAAGTATCCACCTGGAACTATACGGCCGTACAAGTGAGAGGTAATGTGCTTTTACTAGATAAGGAAGGCACTTATAAATCCATCAAAGCATTGATGGATAAGTATGAAGCACCTCAAAAAAATCCAATAGATATGGATGCGCTTTCTGAAAAGACATTGCGACAAATAAACGGCGTCGTGGCATTTGAGATTGAGATCACGAGTGTTGAAGCTGTAAAAAAGATGTCACAAAACAGAAACGATAAAAATCACGCTGCTGTAGTATCTAGCTTACGCGAAAATGGAACTCCAAACGACAAAGCCGTCGCAGACGAAATGGAGTGCTTGAGAAATAAATAA
- the kynU gene encoding kynureninase — protein sequence MVYENNLAFAKAQDEKDPLKEYRNHFYIPVDKEDNELIYLCGNSLGCQPKSVAQYIEQELNDWADLGVEGHFKEETPWMSYHEELAKPMAHIVGAKPSEVVIMNTLTTNLHLMMVSFYNPTPSRHKIIIESDAFPSDKYAVESQIRQRGYDPETSLILWQPREGEELCRYEDLEALVKEHGDSVALLLIGNTNYYSGQCYPIKKITDLGHNNGSKVGFDLAHGVGNIMPDLHESGADFAVWCTYKYLNSGPGSLGGCFVHERHHTDKNIQRFTGWWGQNKDTRFNMRKGFDPIPTAEGWQLSNPPILSMAAVKASLDIFEEAGMSNIRAKSEKLTGYLEFLVNELNNEHIAIITPSDPAQRGCQLSIQVKNADKSLHKKLTEAGVISDWREPDVIRVAPAPLYNSYQDVFEMVERLKKIL from the coding sequence ATGGTGTATGAAAATAATCTCGCTTTCGCGAAAGCGCAAGACGAAAAAGATCCCCTTAAAGAGTACCGTAATCACTTCTACATACCAGTAGACAAAGAAGATAACGAACTTATCTACCTCTGCGGAAACAGTCTAGGCTGTCAGCCAAAATCTGTCGCACAATACATCGAGCAAGAACTCAATGACTGGGCAGATCTGGGTGTTGAAGGGCATTTTAAAGAAGAAACTCCGTGGATGTCTTATCACGAGGAACTCGCAAAACCTATGGCACACATCGTAGGTGCAAAACCTAGTGAGGTAGTCATAATGAATACCCTCACGACAAATCTTCACTTGATGATGGTTTCATTTTATAATCCTACGCCATCACGTCATAAAATAATTATAGAAAGCGATGCTTTCCCGTCAGATAAGTATGCGGTAGAAAGTCAGATACGCCAGCGTGGGTATGATCCAGAGACGAGCCTTATACTATGGCAACCTCGAGAAGGAGAAGAATTATGCCGTTATGAAGACCTAGAAGCACTTGTAAAAGAACACGGCGACAGCGTTGCGCTTCTTTTAATTGGTAACACAAACTATTATTCTGGACAGTGCTACCCTATTAAAAAAATCACTGACTTAGGTCATAACAACGGCAGCAAAGTAGGCTTTGACCTTGCACACGGAGTGGGTAATATTATGCCAGACTTACACGAGAGCGGTGCAGATTTTGCCGTGTGGTGTACTTATAAATACCTCAACAGCGGCCCAGGAAGTCTAGGTGGATGCTTTGTACACGAGCGCCACCATACAGATAAAAATATACAGCGCTTTACGGGCTGGTGGGGACAAAATAAGGACACACGCTTTAATATGCGCAAAGGCTTTGATCCAATCCCAACTGCCGAAGGCTGGCAATTATCAAATCCTCCTATCCTCAGTATGGCAGCGGTAAAGGCGAGCTTAGATATTTTTGAGGAAGCTGGTATGAGCAACATACGTGCAAAATCTGAAAAACTCACTGGTTACCTAGAGTTCTTAGTAAACGAACTCAACAATGAGCACATCGCTATCATTACACCTAGCGATCCAGCGCAACGTGGGTGTCAACTAAGTATTCAAGTAAAAAATGCCGATAAGAGTTTGCACAAAAAACTCACCGAAGCAGGAGTCATCTCAGACTGGCGTGAGCCAGATGTAATACGCGTCGCTCCAGCACCGCTTTACAATAGTTATCAAGACGTATTTGAAATGGTAGAACGACTCAAAAAGATACTGTAA
- a CDS encoding 7-carboxy-7-deazaguanine synthase QueE produces MTKQALDSLQAQIDLGEMLPLMEEFYTIQGEGFHKGTAAYFIRVGGCDVGCHWCDVKESWDAAIHPPTNANTIAENAAKYSDTIVVTGGEPLMWDMNPLTKKLKSLGLTTHIETSGAYQLSGDWDWICLSPKKRMLPTQSVLEKANELKVIIFNKSDFDFAEKHAAQVGEDCILYLQPEWSVRDKMVPLIVDYVMKNPKWKVSLQTHKYLNIP; encoded by the coding sequence ATGACAAAACAGGCCCTAGATTCATTACAAGCACAAATAGACCTTGGTGAGATGCTTCCGCTTATGGAGGAATTTTATACCATACAAGGAGAAGGATTCCATAAAGGAACAGCAGCTTACTTTATACGAGTAGGTGGTTGTGACGTGGGATGTCACTGGTGTGATGTGAAGGAAAGTTGGGATGCTGCAATACACCCTCCTACAAATGCAAATACCATTGCCGAAAATGCTGCAAAGTATTCAGATACTATTGTGGTAACTGGTGGTGAGCCGCTTATGTGGGATATGAACCCGCTTACTAAAAAATTAAAGTCACTAGGACTTACAACTCACATAGAAACTTCTGGTGCCTACCAGCTTTCTGGTGATTGGGACTGGATATGTCTTTCTCCCAAAAAACGTATGCTGCCTACACAGTCTGTACTAGAAAAAGCAAACGAACTGAAGGTGATTATCTTTAATAAGTCAGATTTTGACTTTGCAGAGAAGCACGCCGCACAAGTGGGTGAGGACTGTATTCTATACTTACAGCCAGAATGGTCTGTGCGTGATAAAATGGTGCCACTCATTGTAGATTATGTGATGAAAAACCCAAAGTGGAAGGTGAGCTTACAGACACATAAGTATTTGAATATACCTTAG